From Oryza sativa Japonica Group chromosome 4, ASM3414082v1, one genomic window encodes:
- the LOC107276743 gene encoding uncharacterized protein codes for MSRVVERDTSSAWFLGSLFRVDEARRYIVDKVLPHPWYRAICVAGADRPVGSISVNPADDLREPDESETGGLRSRCCRASVGYRVAHVHWGRGVVTRAVRATAEVVSAEWPWLERLAAVADVENPAGRRAAAKRYFVSHYRLNGWKSRTLEDWSNGR; via the coding sequence ATGTCgcgcgtcgtggagagggacaCCTCGTCGGCGTGGTTCTTGGGCTCGTTGTTCCGCGTCGACGAGGCACGCCGCTACATCGTGGACAAGGTCCTGCCGCACCCGTGGTACCGCGCCAtctgcgtcgccggcgccgaccgccCCGTGGGATCCATATCCGTTAACCCGGCGGACGACCTCCGGGAGCCCGACGAGTCCGAGACCGGCGGCCTCCGCTCCCGCTGTTGCAGGGCCTCCGTCGGGTACCGGGTGGCGCACGTGCACTGGGGTCGCGGCGTGGTGACGCGGGCGGTGAGGGCGACAGCGGAGGTGGTGTCCGCGGAGTGGCCGTGGCTGGAGAGGCTGGCAGCCGTCGCTGACGTGGAGAACCCGGCTGGCCGCCGGGCGGCTGCAAAACGTTATTTTGTTTCCCACTACAGACTGAATGGATGGAAGTCACGAACACTGGAAGATTGGTCTAATGGAAGATGA